A window from Citrus sinensis cultivar Valencia sweet orange chromosome 3, DVS_A1.0, whole genome shotgun sequence encodes these proteins:
- the LOC102606827 gene encoding origin of replication complex subunit 5, with protein sequence MAREKEESMQVSRRATRSSTFSANNNGIELGKPNDSYIPTLGDLVFGQEPISLDDLLSRFPGRRVQILELLRLLGTLNSSMPPLFVYGSASTGKTSIIIQVFRHLSRPFVYTSCLSCYSPRILFESILNQLLLHKKNAFNGYSSAKRCEKPSDFVIFVREALINVIDSLKENAEKTSTSKLKGQVNGKMIYLIFDNFELVREWDKSSSILPFLFGLSDILKMPEVGMIFISSTSPDTYHSNTGYVAPIHVYFPECTEDDLRQIFMRNQANQKLYSSFLDIVLRPFCRITKRVDELSTAFSLLFKRYCEPLSDLGVLPNGEMKRRLFSHLQPHIAPSLNEIFRVASQPCLECGVNQETRRKGGARKSVGSGDLDDIGFHMSTSAKYLLVSAFLASRNPATLDASLFDTTGVSDSRKRKRKASEKSLEQKEAAEQELLMKGPGTFSLERLLAIFQCITSVGEEEEGNDGLRVDEGSNALMSDILLQLTSLCNSNFIVKGGSCPLEGSTRYRSTLSEDLAIKVARSIKFPLSKYLYRR encoded by the exons ATGGctagagagaaagaagaaagcatGCAAGTTAGTAGAAGAGCAACAAGGTCATCCACATTCAGTGCTAATAACAATGGTATTGAATTAGGGAAACCAAATGATTCCTACATACCAACACTTGGTGACTTGGTGTTTGGACAAGAACCCATTAGCCTAGATGATTTATTATCTCGTTTTCCTGGTAGACGTGTTCAAATTCTTGAGTTATTGCGCCTTTTGGGAACTTTAAATTCCTCAATGCCTCCTTTGTTTGTCTATGGAAGTGCTTCTACTGGAAAAACTAGTATTATTATCCAGGTATTTAGACATCTCAGCCGCCCTTTTGTTTATACAAGCTGTCTTTCATGTTATAGTCCGCGGATCTTGTTTGAGTCTATCTTGAATCAGCTATTGCTTCataaaaagaatgcatttaATGGTTATTCGAGTGCAAAGAGATGTGAAAAGCCATctgattttgttatttttgttcgTGAGGCATTGATAAATGTCATAGATAGTCTAAAGGAGAATGCAGAGAAAACGAGTACAAGTAAGTTGAAGGGACAGGTTAATGGAAAGATGATCTACTtgatttttgataattttgagcTTGTTAGAGAGTGGGATAAAAGTTCTAGTATATTACCTTTTCTGTTTGGTCTGTCTGATATTCTGAAGATGCCTGAGGTGGGTATGATCTTTATCAGCAGCACCTCACCTGATACGTATCACTCGAATACTGGTTATGTAGCTCCCATCCATGTTTATTTTCCTGAATGCACAGAAGATGATCTTCGTCAAATTTTTATGAGAAATCAAGCAAATCAAAAGCTTTATTCCTCCTTTCTTGA TATTGTGCTGAGACCGTTCTGTAGAATTACTAAACGAGTGGATGAATTATCTACTGCATTTTCGTTGTTATTTAAAAGATATTGCGAACCCTTAAGTGACTTGGGAGTTTTACCCAATGGAGAGATGAAGAGAAGACTGTTTAGTCATCTTCAGCCGCATATTGCTCCTTCTTTGAATGAGATATTCAGGGTTGCGTCTCAACCGTGCCTTGAATGTGGAGTCAATCAGGAGACCAGAAGAAAAGGAGGTGCTAGGAAATCAGTGGGTTCCGGAGATCTTGATGATATAGGCTTCCATATGTCTACTTCGGCAAAGTATCTCCTCGTTTCAGCATTCCTTGCTTCAAGAAACCCTGCCACATTGGATGCTTCACTTTTTGATACAACTGGGGTTTCTGATAGTCGCAAACGAAAAAGGAA GGCCTCTGAAAAATCATTGGAGCAAAAGGAAGCAGCAGAACAGGAGTTACTTATGAAAGGGCCCGGAACTTTCTCTTTAGAGAGGTTATTAGCCATATTCCAATGCATTACATCAGTAGGtgaagaggaagaaggaaATGACGGGTTAAGAGTTGATGAAGGGAGTAATGCACTCATGTCTGATATTCTACTGCAATTAACCAGTCTCTGCAACAGTAATTTTATTGTCAAAGGAGGAAGCTGCCCTTTAGAGGGTTCAACTCGGTATCGCTCTACACTATCTGAAGATTTGGCTATTAAG GTTGCAAGGAGCATTAAGTTCCCTTTGTCAAAGTACTTGTACAGAAGATAA
- the LOC127901167 gene encoding cytochrome P450 86A8-like: MDAATAFLLFTAVTAYLLWFTFISRSLKGPRVWPLLGSLPGLIENCDRLHDWISDNLRACGGTYQTCICAIPFLTKKQGLVTVTCDPKNIEHILKHRFDNYPKGPTWQAVFHDLLGEGIFNSDGDTWLFQRKTAALEFTTRTLRQAMARWVSRAIMLRFCPILDSAQLKADPVDLQDLLLRLTFDNICGLAFGKDPQTCAPGLPENGFASAFDRATEASLQRFILPEILWKAKKWLRLGMEVSLSRSLGHIDEYLSDVINARKLELTSQQKDGNPHDDLLSRFMKKKESYTDAFLKHVALNFILAGRDTSSAALSWFFWLVIQNPHVEDKILRELCSVLIETRGDDTSTWVDEPLGFEELDRLIYLKAALSETLRLYPSVPEDSKHVIVDDVLPDGTFVPAGSSVTYSIYATGRMRSTWGDDCLEFRPERWLSSDGTKFEMHDSFKFVAFNAGPRICLGKDLAYLQMKSVAAAVLLRHGLTVVPGHKVEQKMSLTLFMKNGLKVNVHTRELEGIVQSIKKRKKNNCMHLSGGGDGGAEN, encoded by the coding sequence ATGGATGCTGCCAcagcttttcttcttttcacgGCTGTCACGGCCTATCTACTCTGGTTCACGTTCATCTCACGGTCTCTCAAGGGTCCACGCGTGTGGCCTCTATTGGGCAGTCTTCCGGGTTTGATTGAGAATTGTGACCGCTTGCATGACTGGATCTCCGACAATCTCCGCGCGTGTGGTGGCACGTACCAGACCTGTATCTGTGCAATCCCCTTCCTCACCAAGAAGCAGGGTCTCGTGACTGTCACGTGCGACCCGAAGAACATCGAGCACATATTGAAGCACCGCTTCGACAATTACCCCAAGGGTCCCACCTGGCAGGCCGTGTTCCATGATCTGCTTGGTGAAGGCATCTTCAACTCCGATGGCGACACGTGGCTGTTCCAAAGGAAGACTGCCGCACTGGAATTCACCACCAGGACCCTGCGCCAAGCCATGGCTCGCTGGGTCAGCCGAGCCATCATGCTCAGGTTCTGTCCGATTCTTGACTCGGCTCAGCTCAAAGCCGATCCGGTGGATCTACAAGACCTGTTGCTTCGGCTCACCTTCGACAACATTTGTGGCTTGGCTTTCGGAAAAGATCCTCAAACTTGCGCGCCGGGTCTTCCGGAAAACGGCTTTGCGTCGGCTTTTGATAGAGCCACTGAAGCCTCGCTTCAGCGTTTTATTTTGCCCGAAATTCTGTGGAAGGCCAAGAAATGGCTCCGGCTCGGAATGGAAGTCAGCTTGAGCCGAAGCCTGGGCCACATCGACGAGTATTTATCAGACGTGATCAACGCACGTAAGCTCGAGTTGACGAGTCAGCAAAAAGACGGGAACCCACACGACGACTTGCTATCAAGATtcatgaagaaaaaagaatcctACACAGACGCTTTCCTCAAACACGTCGCACTCAACTTCATCCTAGCCGGACGCGACACGTCATCAGCGGCGCTGAGCTGGTTCTTTTGGTTAGTCATTCAAAACCCACATGTAGAAGACAAAATCTTACGTGAATTGTGTTCTGTGTTAATCGAGACGCGTGGTGATGACACGTCGACGTGGGTTGATGAGCCGTTAGGGTTTGAAGAATTAGACCGTTTGATATACCTAAAAGCAGCATTATCAGAAACCCTGAGGCTATACCCTTCAGTGCCGGAGGACTCAAAGCACGTGATAGTGGACGACGTGTTACCGGACGGCACGTTTGTTCCGGCGGGCTCATCGGTCACATATTCCATATATGCAACTGGGAGAATGAGATCAACGTGGGGTGATGATTGCTTAGAGTTTCGTCCGGAGAGATGGCTGTCGTCTGATGGGACGAAATTTGAAATGCACGATTCGTTCAAATTTGTTGCTTTCAATGCAGGGCCAAGAATATGCTTAGGCAAGGATTTGGCGTACTTGCAAATGAAGTCGGTGGCGGCGGCGGTGCTGTTGCGGCATGGGCTGACGGTGGTGCCAGGCCATAAGGTAGAGCAAAAGATGTCACTAACgttgtttatgaaaaatgggCTTAAAGTTAATGTGCATACAAGAGAATTAGAGGGTATCGTACAAAGTattaagaagagaaagaagaataaTTGCATGCATTTAAGTGGGGGTGGTGATGGTGGGGCTGAAAATTGA